From Micrococcus porci, one genomic window encodes:
- a CDS encoding DUF2871 domain-containing protein, with protein sequence MTVGLTLHVLMWPVLVLAVLGLASGLFYREYTKAHEFTGATELGTVHTHLLGLGLTVTLVVLALDAVFGLTGRGPFTWFFWLFHLGVLVTSVMMAVRGGLTVDGLTPAEASAGIPGIAGLGHMLVTAGLALLFVALYSGVRERQDRLETGRTGGTVVEGA encoded by the coding sequence ATGACCGTCGGTCTGACCCTGCACGTCCTGATGTGGCCCGTCCTCGTGCTGGCCGTCCTCGGCCTCGCCTCGGGCCTGTTCTACCGCGAGTACACCAAGGCCCACGAGTTCACCGGCGCCACCGAGCTCGGCACCGTGCACACGCATCTGCTGGGCCTGGGGCTGACCGTGACCCTGGTGGTCCTCGCCCTCGACGCGGTCTTCGGCCTGACCGGCCGCGGCCCGTTCACCTGGTTCTTCTGGCTCTTCCACCTGGGCGTGCTGGTCACGTCCGTGATGATGGCCGTGCGCGGCGGCCTCACCGTGGACGGCCTGACGCCCGCCGAGGCCTCGGCGGGCATCCCGGGCATCGCCGGACTCGGCCACATGCTCGTGACCGCCGGTCTCGCGCTGCTGTTCGTCGCCCTGTACAGCGGCGTACGGGAGCGTCAGGACCGCCTCGAGACGGGCCGCACCGGCGGCACCGTCGTCGAGGGGGCCTGA
- a CDS encoding lactate utilization protein B, which produces MSTAPTRVRLGMPTLRPVHGEGEILLKTPFPESAREQLGNGQMRANIRRATHTIRAKRAGVVGELPDWQELRAAGSALKQSVMADLPALLERLESEVTARGGVVHWARDAAEANRIITELVTAKGVDEVIKVKSMATQEIGLDAALAQAGVAAVETDLAELIVQLGHDRPSHILVPAIHRNRREIRDIFLREMPETDESLTSEPADLAEASRRHLREKFLSTKVAISGANFGVAETGTLAVVESEGNGRMCLTLPETLITVMGIEKLVPTFEDLEVFLQLLPRSSTGERMNPYTSMWTGVTEGDGPQEFHLVLLDNGRSAVLSDPKGRSALHCIRCSACMNVCPVYEQTGGHAYGSVYPGPIGAILSPQLTGVDAGENGTLPYASSLCGACYDVCPVAIDIPSILIHLRDEDVQATHAARKALRTEGDGDAGPLARAKAAVESVTPSQMDVAMKGASVVMSSGRRMSLAERGLGLGRVAAGPDRVLGWLPGIAGGWTDERDVPAPPRESFRNWWARHKDETEHRTALDGVAGLDRQEDEHVEEDGR; this is translated from the coding sequence ATGAGCACCGCACCCACCCGCGTGCGCCTGGGAATGCCCACCCTCCGCCCCGTCCACGGCGAGGGCGAGATCCTGCTGAAAACCCCGTTCCCCGAGTCCGCCCGCGAGCAGCTGGGGAACGGCCAGATGCGCGCCAACATCCGCCGGGCCACCCACACCATCCGTGCCAAGCGTGCCGGCGTCGTCGGGGAGCTGCCGGACTGGCAGGAGCTGCGCGCCGCCGGCTCCGCGCTGAAGCAGTCCGTCATGGCGGACCTGCCCGCGCTCCTCGAGCGGCTCGAGTCCGAGGTCACCGCGCGCGGCGGCGTCGTGCACTGGGCCCGGGACGCGGCCGAGGCCAACCGCATCATCACGGAGCTCGTCACCGCCAAGGGCGTGGACGAGGTGATCAAGGTCAAGTCCATGGCCACCCAGGAGATCGGCCTGGACGCCGCGCTCGCGCAGGCCGGCGTGGCCGCCGTCGAGACGGACCTGGCGGAGCTCATCGTCCAGCTCGGCCACGACCGGCCCAGCCACATCCTCGTCCCGGCGATCCACCGCAACCGCCGGGAGATCCGGGACATCTTCCTCCGGGAGATGCCGGAGACGGACGAGAGCCTCACCTCCGAGCCGGCCGATCTGGCCGAGGCCTCACGCCGGCACCTGCGCGAGAAGTTCCTGAGCACGAAGGTGGCGATCTCCGGGGCGAACTTCGGCGTCGCCGAGACGGGCACGCTCGCCGTCGTCGAGTCGGAGGGCAACGGCCGCATGTGCCTGACCCTGCCGGAGACGCTGATCACCGTGATGGGCATCGAGAAGCTCGTGCCCACCTTCGAGGACCTCGAGGTGTTCCTGCAGCTGCTGCCGCGCTCGTCCACGGGTGAGCGGATGAACCCGTACACCTCCATGTGGACGGGCGTCACCGAGGGCGACGGCCCCCAGGAGTTCCACCTGGTCCTGCTGGACAACGGCCGCTCGGCGGTGCTGTCCGACCCGAAGGGCCGTTCCGCGCTGCACTGCATCCGCTGCTCGGCGTGCATGAACGTGTGCCCCGTGTACGAGCAGACCGGCGGCCACGCCTACGGCTCCGTCTACCCGGGTCCGATCGGCGCGATCCTCTCCCCGCAGCTCACCGGTGTGGACGCGGGGGAGAACGGCACTCTGCCCTACGCCTCCTCGCTGTGCGGCGCGTGCTACGACGTGTGCCCCGTGGCGATCGACATCCCCTCGATCCTCATCCACCTCCGGGACGAGGACGTGCAGGCCACCCACGCCGCCCGGAAGGCGCTGCGCACGGAGGGGGACGGCGACGCCGGACCCCTGGCCCGTGCCAAGGCGGCGGTGGAGTCCGTCACGCCCTCGCAGATGGACGTCGCGATGAAGGGCGCCTCCGTGGTGATGTCCTCGGGTCGGCGCATGTCGCTGGCCGAGCGGGGCCTCGGGCTGGGGCGGGTCGCGGCCGGGCCGGACCGGGTGCTCGGCTGGCTGCCGGGCATCGCCGGCGGGTGGACCGACGAGCGTGACGTGCCGGCGCCCCCGCGGGAGTCCTTCCGCAACTGGTGGGCCCGCCACAAGGATGAGACCGAGCACCGGACCGCCCTGGACGGCGTCGCCGGGCTGGACCGCCAGGAGGACGAGCACGTCGAGGAGGACGGACGATGA
- a CDS encoding DUF456 domain-containing protein — MTFAILVSLLAVLLLIVGLVGTVYPVLPGSVLNAVVSLAWAWVLGSVASWTFGLIACAFSIAGMSASAALTGRRLVKERIPRGPILTGVAAAVVGFFVIPVVGVFVGFAAGLFGAEWARRRDARAALTSSWGALKAMGLGMLVEFGCAMVALASVGAGALVHVLSL; from the coding sequence GTGACCTTCGCGATCCTCGTCTCCCTGCTGGCCGTCCTGCTGCTGATCGTGGGCCTGGTCGGCACCGTCTACCCGGTGCTGCCGGGCTCCGTCCTCAACGCCGTGGTCTCCCTGGCCTGGGCGTGGGTCCTCGGGTCGGTTGCGTCCTGGACGTTCGGGCTGATCGCCTGCGCCTTCTCGATCGCGGGCATGAGCGCCTCCGCCGCCCTGACCGGCCGGCGGCTCGTGAAGGAGCGCATACCCCGCGGGCCGATCCTCACGGGCGTGGCGGCCGCCGTCGTCGGGTTCTTCGTGATCCCCGTGGTGGGCGTGTTCGTGGGGTTCGCCGCGGGCCTGTTCGGCGCCGAGTGGGCGCGCCGCCGCGACGCGCGCGCGGCCCTGACCAGCTCGTGGGGTGCCCTCAAGGCCATGGGCCTGGGCATGCTCGTCGAGTTCGGCTGCGCCATGGTCGCCCTGGCCAGCGTGGGCGCCGGAGCGCTGGTCCACGTCCTCAGCCTCTGA
- the aceA gene encoding isocitrate lyase — protein MTEQTVQQIAQEIQKDWDTNDRWTHIERTHTAEDVAKLRGRVQEEHTLARRGSEKLWEQLTSEHAKGEFTNALGALTGNQAVQQVKAGLRAIYLSGWQVAADANLSGHTYPDQSLYPANSVPAVVRRINNALLRADQIEWSEGIKTVEDYLVPIVADAEAGFGGPLNAYELMKGMIASGASGVHWEDQLASEKKCGHLGGKVLIPTGQHVRTLNAARLAADVAGVPSVIIARTDAEAATLITSDVDERDAEFITGERTAEGFYKVKNGVEPCIARAKAYAPYSDLIWMETGTPDLELARKFAEAVKSEFPDQMLSYNCSPSFNWKKNLDDATIAKFQRELGAMGYTFQFITLAGFHALNHSMFDLAKGYNERQMSAYVELQEREFADEARGYTATKHQREVGTGYFDAISTAVNPESSTVALKESTEAGQFH, from the coding sequence ATGACCGAGCAGACCGTGCAGCAGATCGCCCAGGAGATCCAGAAGGACTGGGACACCAACGACCGCTGGACCCACATCGAGCGCACCCACACCGCCGAGGACGTCGCCAAGCTCCGCGGCCGCGTCCAGGAGGAGCACACCCTCGCCCGCCGCGGCTCCGAGAAGCTCTGGGAGCAGCTGACCTCCGAGCACGCCAAGGGCGAGTTCACCAACGCCCTGGGCGCCCTCACCGGCAACCAGGCCGTGCAGCAGGTCAAGGCCGGCCTCCGCGCCATCTACCTCTCCGGCTGGCAGGTCGCCGCGGACGCCAACCTCTCCGGCCACACCTACCCGGACCAGTCCCTCTACCCGGCCAACTCCGTGCCGGCCGTGGTCCGACGCATCAACAACGCGCTGCTGCGCGCCGACCAGATCGAGTGGTCCGAGGGCATCAAGACCGTCGAGGACTACCTCGTGCCGATCGTCGCCGACGCCGAGGCCGGCTTCGGCGGCCCGCTCAACGCCTACGAGCTCATGAAGGGCATGATCGCCTCCGGCGCCTCCGGCGTGCACTGGGAGGACCAGCTGGCCTCCGAGAAGAAGTGCGGCCACCTGGGCGGCAAGGTCCTCATCCCCACCGGCCAGCACGTCCGCACCCTGAACGCCGCCCGCCTGGCCGCCGACGTCGCCGGGGTGCCCTCCGTGATCATCGCCCGCACCGACGCCGAGGCCGCCACCCTGATCACCTCCGACGTCGACGAGCGCGACGCCGAGTTCATCACCGGCGAGCGCACCGCCGAGGGCTTCTACAAGGTCAAGAACGGCGTGGAGCCCTGCATCGCCCGCGCGAAGGCCTACGCCCCCTACTCCGACCTGATCTGGATGGAGACCGGCACCCCCGACCTCGAGCTGGCCCGCAAGTTCGCCGAGGCCGTCAAGTCCGAGTTCCCGGACCAGATGCTCTCCTACAACTGCTCGCCGTCGTTCAACTGGAAGAAGAACCTCGACGACGCCACGATCGCCAAGTTCCAGCGCGAGCTGGGCGCCATGGGCTACACCTTCCAGTTCATCACCCTGGCCGGCTTCCACGCCCTCAACCACTCCATGTTCGACCTGGCCAAGGGCTACAACGAGCGCCAGATGTCCGCGTACGTGGAGCTGCAGGAGCGCGAGTTCGCCGACGAGGCCCGCGGCTACACCGCCACCAAGCACCAGCGCGAGGTCGGCACCGGCTACTTCGACGCCATCTCCACCGCCGTCAACCCCGAGTCCTCCACCGTGGCCCTGAAGGAGTCCACGGAGGCGGGCCAGTTCCACTGA
- the aceB gene encoding malate synthase A yields MTLQTTHSDTTVNGVRVLGEPVPGQDRVLTSAALEFLAALHRGVEGRRRELMDERAARRRRIAEGETLDFLPATRKVREDDSWHVAPLAPGLRDRRVEITGPVDRKMTINAMNSGAKCWLADFEDSSTPSWENVIAGQVNLQDAIRRTISLTTPEGKEYTLGGVQLVDRPTIIVRPRGLHLMEDRILVDGQPVSGALADFALYFFHNAKELLRRGRGPYFYLPKTESHLEARWWNCVFVRAQDLLEIPQGTIRATVLIETITAAFEMEEILYQLRNHAAGLNAGRWDYIFSVIKTFRERGEDFVLPDRSEVTMTQPMMRAYTELLVRTCHRRGASAIGGMAAQIPNRKDPEANAAALEKVRSDKTREAGDGFDGSWVAHPDLVPVAMEVFDAVLKDLPNQIRTRRREDVVPDAAALVDIKSTTGSITEQGLRMNIEVGIRYVESWLRGNGAAAIHNLMEDAATAEISRSQIWQWIRTGSTARLTDGGERTVTREWVEQVTEEEFGRIERTEGDRFDDAREIFTSVALAEDFPDFLTLPAYERFLSAEARRRAGHGA; encoded by the coding sequence ATGACCCTGCAGACCACCCACTCCGACACGACCGTCAACGGCGTTCGCGTCCTCGGCGAGCCGGTCCCCGGCCAGGACCGCGTCCTGACCTCGGCCGCCCTGGAGTTCCTCGCCGCGCTGCACCGCGGCGTCGAGGGACGCCGTCGGGAGCTGATGGACGAGCGCGCCGCCCGCCGGCGCCGCATCGCCGAGGGCGAGACCCTCGACTTCCTCCCGGCCACCCGCAAGGTCCGTGAGGACGACTCCTGGCACGTCGCTCCGCTGGCCCCCGGCCTGCGGGACCGCCGCGTGGAGATCACGGGCCCGGTGGACCGGAAGATGACCATCAACGCCATGAACTCCGGCGCCAAGTGCTGGCTCGCGGACTTCGAGGACTCCTCCACCCCGTCCTGGGAGAACGTGATCGCCGGCCAGGTCAACCTGCAGGACGCCATCCGCAGGACCATCTCCCTGACCACCCCGGAGGGCAAGGAGTACACCCTCGGCGGCGTGCAGCTCGTGGACCGGCCCACCATCATCGTGCGGCCCCGCGGCCTGCACCTGATGGAGGACCGCATCCTCGTGGACGGCCAGCCGGTCTCCGGCGCGCTCGCGGACTTCGCGCTGTACTTCTTCCACAACGCGAAGGAGCTGCTGCGCCGGGGCCGCGGCCCGTACTTCTACCTGCCGAAGACCGAGTCGCACCTCGAGGCGCGGTGGTGGAACTGCGTGTTCGTCCGGGCGCAGGACCTGCTCGAGATCCCCCAGGGGACCATCCGGGCCACCGTGCTGATCGAGACGATCACCGCGGCGTTCGAGATGGAGGAGATCCTCTACCAGCTGCGCAACCACGCCGCCGGCCTCAACGCGGGGCGCTGGGACTACATCTTCAGCGTCATCAAGACCTTCCGCGAGCGGGGTGAGGACTTCGTGCTCCCCGACCGCTCCGAGGTGACGATGACCCAGCCGATGATGCGGGCCTACACCGAGCTGCTCGTGCGCACGTGCCACCGGCGCGGGGCGTCGGCGATCGGCGGCATGGCCGCGCAGATCCCGAACCGGAAGGACCCGGAGGCCAACGCGGCCGCCCTGGAGAAGGTCCGCTCGGACAAGACCCGCGAGGCCGGGGACGGGTTCGACGGCTCGTGGGTGGCCCACCCGGACCTGGTGCCCGTGGCCATGGAGGTGTTCGACGCCGTCCTGAAGGACCTGCCCAACCAGATCCGCACCCGCCGCCGGGAGGACGTGGTCCCCGACGCCGCCGCCCTGGTGGACATCAAGTCCACCACCGGCTCCATCACGGAGCAGGGGCTGCGGATGAACATCGAGGTGGGCATCCGGTACGTGGAGTCCTGGCTGCGGGGCAACGGCGCCGCCGCCATCCACAACCTCATGGAGGACGCCGCCACCGCGGAGATCTCCCGCTCCCAGATCTGGCAGTGGATCCGGACCGGCTCTACCGCCCGTCTGACCGACGGCGGGGAGCGCACCGTGACCCGCGAGTGGGTGGAGCAGGTGACCGAGGAGGAGTTCGGCCGGATCGAGCGCACCGAGGGCGACCGCTTCGACGACGCCCGGGAGATCTTCACCTCGGTGGCCCTCGCGGAGGACTTCCCGGACTTCCTCACCCTGCCGGCGTACGAGCGGTTCCTCTCCGCCGAGGCGCGACGCCGGGCAGGCCACGGCGCCTGA
- a CDS encoding helix-turn-helix domain-containing protein encodes MATPTDPAHEPPRVDPLVLGRRLRHLRRVSGATLSDVAEKVGVTASHLSLVENGHREPRLTLLTALADVHGVGVEDLLTPEAPSRRAALEVAVERAQRGPLFQRLGLPALKIGPRTPDEVLEVIAGLQAELDRQMAERVSTPEEARRANSALREEMRACGNHYADLERRAQELREAVDVADGPLTHHHVSALAEHLGFAVRFVPDLPHSTRSVTDLKNRRIYLARARRPDHDPRAVLLQAVCSSVLGHGEPADYADFLRQRVYTNYLAAAMMMPERGTVRALREAKERRDLSVDDLRDRFGVSWESAAHRFTNLATEHLGLTCHFAKVHESGVFHKAYENDGIPFPTDHIGAIEGQTACRHWTSRQVFSVADHLGAFPQYTDTPAGTYWSAAVVEPTSTGFYSLTVGVPFDDAKWFRGRETSARTRSTCPDPKCCRLPSAELEAAWGGQAWPAARANAHLLAAMPGGAFPGVEEVQVFEFLQTQESRWPPEGSGAA; translated from the coding sequence ATGGCCACCCCCACGGACCCCGCCCACGAGCCCCCGCGCGTCGACCCCCTCGTGCTCGGCCGCCGGCTGCGCCACCTGCGCCGGGTGTCCGGGGCGACGCTGTCCGACGTCGCCGAGAAGGTCGGCGTGACCGCGTCCCACCTCTCCCTCGTGGAGAACGGGCACCGTGAGCCGCGGCTGACCCTGCTGACCGCCCTGGCGGACGTGCACGGCGTCGGGGTGGAGGACCTGCTGACGCCGGAGGCGCCGAGCCGGCGCGCGGCCCTGGAGGTGGCCGTGGAGCGCGCGCAGCGCGGCCCCCTGTTCCAGCGGCTGGGCCTGCCCGCCCTGAAGATCGGCCCTCGCACCCCGGACGAGGTCCTCGAGGTGATCGCGGGGCTGCAGGCCGAGCTGGACCGGCAGATGGCCGAGCGCGTGTCCACCCCGGAGGAGGCCCGCCGGGCGAACAGCGCCCTCCGGGAGGAGATGCGGGCCTGCGGCAACCACTACGCGGACCTGGAGCGCCGGGCCCAGGAGCTGCGGGAGGCGGTGGACGTGGCGGACGGCCCGCTGACGCACCACCATGTCTCCGCCCTGGCCGAGCACCTGGGGTTCGCGGTCCGGTTCGTGCCCGACCTGCCGCACTCGACGCGCTCCGTCACCGACCTGAAGAACCGCCGCATCTACCTGGCGCGGGCCCGGCGCCCGGACCACGACCCGCGCGCGGTGCTCCTGCAGGCGGTGTGCTCCTCGGTGCTGGGCCACGGCGAGCCCGCGGACTACGCGGACTTCCTCCGTCAGCGCGTGTACACGAACTATCTGGCCGCGGCGATGATGATGCCGGAGCGCGGCACCGTGCGCGCGCTGCGCGAGGCGAAGGAGCGCCGCGACCTCTCGGTGGACGACCTGCGGGACCGGTTCGGCGTGTCGTGGGAGTCCGCCGCGCACCGGTTCACCAACCTGGCCACCGAGCACCTGGGACTGACCTGCCACTTCGCGAAGGTCCACGAGTCCGGGGTGTTCCACAAGGCGTACGAGAACGACGGCATCCCGTTCCCCACGGACCACATCGGGGCGATCGAGGGCCAGACGGCGTGCCGGCACTGGACCAGCCGGCAGGTGTTCTCCGTGGCCGACCACCTCGGCGCGTTCCCGCAGTACACGGACACCCCGGCCGGGACGTACTGGTCGGCGGCGGTGGTCGAGCCGACCTCCACCGGCTTCTACTCCCTCACGGTGGGCGTGCCCTTCGACGACGCCAAGTGGTTCCGCGGCCGGGAGACCTCCGCGCGGACCCGCAGCACCTGCCCGGACCCGAAGTGCTGCCGACTGCCCTCCGCGGAGCTGGAGGCGGCCTGGGGCGGGCAGGCGTGGCCGGCGGCCCGCGCCAACGCCCACCTGCTGGCGGCCATGCCCGGCGGCGCCTTCCCGGGCGTGGAGGAGGTGCAGGTGTTCGAGTTCCTCCAGACGCAGGAGAGCCGGTGGCCCCCGGAGGGGTCGGGGGCGGCCTGA
- the pdxT gene encoding pyridoxal 5'-phosphate synthase glutaminase subunit PdxT, with amino-acid sequence MRAVQKTVGVFALQGDVREHVHVLEALGARTRPVRRPADLAGLDGIVLPGEESSVMDRLARIMGLRDPLAEAVRAGLPVYGTCAGMILLAAGIENPAPGQGSLGVLDVTVRRNAFGSQADSLEADLQVPAVSADPMHAVLIRAPAVVRVGEGVEVLASVPAARAVAASSSTAETDDGAPAADLPVAVRAGNVSATSFHPEVTGDWSFHRAFLAGL; translated from the coding sequence ATGAGAGCCGTACAGAAGACCGTGGGCGTGTTCGCCCTGCAGGGGGACGTGCGCGAGCACGTGCACGTCCTCGAGGCGCTCGGCGCCCGCACCCGTCCCGTCCGGAGGCCGGCCGACCTGGCCGGCCTCGACGGGATCGTGCTGCCCGGCGAGGAGTCCTCCGTGATGGACCGCCTGGCCCGGATCATGGGCCTGCGGGACCCCCTCGCCGAGGCCGTCCGCGCCGGCCTGCCCGTCTACGGCACGTGCGCGGGGATGATCCTGCTCGCCGCGGGGATCGAGAACCCCGCCCCGGGCCAGGGGAGCCTCGGCGTCCTGGACGTCACGGTGCGCCGCAACGCCTTCGGCTCCCAGGCGGACTCCTTGGAGGCGGACCTGCAGGTGCCGGCCGTATCCGCGGACCCGATGCACGCGGTGCTCATCCGCGCCCCCGCGGTGGTCCGCGTGGGGGAGGGGGTCGAGGTGCTCGCCTCCGTGCCGGCCGCCCGGGCCGTCGCCGCGTCCTCCTCCACGGCCGAGACCGACGACGGCGCCCCCGCCGCCGACCTGCCCGTCGCCGTGCGCGCGGGGAACGTGAGCGCCACGAGCTTCCACCCGGAGGTCACGGGGGACTGGTCGTTCCACCGCGCGTTCCTCGCCGGTCTCTGA
- a CDS encoding potassium transporter Kup, with protein sequence MSTHPHPGDGAGIAASAAPQPAPGSPSSPAPTAPSSADRSGGHAAPGHRPATAERARTGMLMLAIGALGVVFGDIGTSPLYALQTLFSADHNAVTPSFAHVTGAISLVLWSLILIVTLTYVLNVLRADHHGEGGVLSLATLVRRHYDEATTPDSDTDVAQDAAAPGPERRRRGQWAFTAGLIGCSFFFGDSVITPAISVMSAVEGVAVAVPSLEHWIIPASLLILIVLYGLQRFGTGGVGMLFGPVMAAWFATLAVLGVGPLLDRPDILVALSPLPGLMFALQQPMVALVAMGAVVLAVTGAEALYADIGHFGRLPISRDWLFFVLPALALNYLGQGALILDDPGAVANPFFRLAPDWFALPLTILAIAATVIASQAVITGAYSVTRQAMRLGYLPPLAVRHTSGKEAGQVYLPLVNWILLAAVVLVVLMFRSSVALATAYGLAVTVTMIITTTLVLVHMATTWRRPLWQPVLLGTLVLPLELSFLAGNLVKVFEGGWLPLTIGGLVLGTMTVWHRGRVAVSHRWSRTEADLETFMAKAAHHVETGDLRRVPGHAVYLAPSARLAPAALRINLRANRGVHEKITLVHVVTEEQPYVAEAERCTVREVGPLSGVHQAVIRVGFFDALDIPGTLRAHAAALGLTNRDLVQAVYVLSRSRYLTPRGHGPKTWGTRAFVSLSRLADQPVWQYGLPVDHTLEVGSRVRL encoded by the coding sequence GTGTCCACGCACCCGCACCCGGGCGACGGCGCCGGCATCGCCGCGTCCGCCGCCCCGCAGCCCGCCCCGGGCTCCCCCTCCTCCCCCGCGCCCACAGCCCCCTCCTCCGCAGACCGCTCCGGCGGCCACGCAGCCCCCGGCCACCGCCCGGCCACGGCGGAACGCGCGCGCACCGGCATGCTCATGCTGGCGATCGGCGCGCTGGGCGTGGTGTTCGGGGACATCGGCACCTCGCCCCTCTACGCGCTGCAGACCCTGTTCTCCGCGGACCACAACGCCGTCACGCCGTCCTTCGCCCACGTTACCGGGGCGATCTCCCTGGTGCTCTGGTCACTGATCCTCATCGTGACCCTGACCTACGTGCTCAACGTGCTGCGCGCGGACCACCACGGCGAGGGCGGCGTGCTCTCCCTGGCCACCCTCGTGCGCCGCCACTACGACGAGGCCACCACCCCGGACTCCGACACGGACGTCGCGCAGGACGCCGCCGCCCCCGGCCCGGAGCGCCGGCGCCGCGGGCAGTGGGCCTTCACCGCGGGCCTGATCGGCTGCTCCTTCTTCTTCGGCGACTCCGTGATCACGCCGGCGATCTCCGTGATGTCCGCCGTGGAGGGCGTCGCCGTGGCCGTGCCGTCCCTGGAGCACTGGATCATCCCCGCGTCCCTGCTGATCCTGATCGTCCTCTACGGCCTCCAGCGCTTCGGCACCGGCGGCGTCGGCATGCTGTTCGGCCCCGTCATGGCCGCGTGGTTCGCCACGCTCGCCGTCCTCGGCGTCGGCCCCCTCCTGGACCGCCCCGACATCCTGGTCGCGCTGTCCCCCCTGCCGGGCCTGATGTTCGCCCTCCAGCAGCCCATGGTCGCGCTCGTGGCGATGGGCGCCGTCGTGCTGGCCGTGACCGGCGCGGAGGCCCTCTACGCGGACATCGGGCACTTCGGCCGCCTCCCGATCTCCCGGGACTGGCTGTTCTTCGTGCTGCCCGCCCTCGCCCTGAACTACCTCGGCCAGGGCGCGCTCATCCTCGACGACCCGGGCGCCGTCGCCAACCCGTTCTTCCGCCTGGCCCCGGACTGGTTCGCGCTCCCGCTGACCATCCTGGCGATCGCGGCCACCGTGATCGCCTCGCAGGCCGTCATCACGGGCGCGTACTCCGTGACCCGCCAGGCCATGCGCCTGGGCTACCTGCCCCCGCTGGCCGTGCGCCACACCTCCGGCAAGGAGGCCGGCCAGGTGTACCTGCCGCTGGTGAACTGGATCCTGCTGGCCGCCGTCGTGCTCGTGGTGCTGATGTTCCGCTCCTCCGTGGCCCTGGCCACCGCGTACGGCCTGGCCGTGACCGTCACCATGATCATCACCACCACCCTCGTGCTGGTGCACATGGCGACGACGTGGCGCCGCCCGCTCTGGCAGCCCGTGCTGCTGGGCACGCTCGTGCTCCCGCTGGAGCTGTCCTTCCTGGCGGGCAACCTCGTCAAGGTGTTCGAGGGCGGCTGGCTGCCGCTCACCATCGGCGGGCTGGTCCTGGGCACCATGACCGTCTGGCACCGCGGCCGCGTGGCCGTGTCGCACCGCTGGTCCCGCACCGAGGCGGACCTCGAGACGTTCATGGCGAAGGCCGCCCACCACGTGGAGACGGGCGACCTGCGCCGCGTGCCCGGCCACGCCGTCTACCTGGCGCCGAGCGCCCGCCTGGCCCCCGCCGCCCTGCGCATCAACCTGCGCGCCAACCGCGGCGTCCACGAGAAGATCACCCTGGTGCACGTCGTCACCGAGGAGCAGCCCTACGTGGCGGAGGCCGAGCGGTGCACCGTGCGGGAGGTCGGCCCGCTCAGCGGCGTCCACCAGGCCGTGATCCGGGTCGGCTTCTTCGACGCCCTGGACATCCCCGGCACCCTGCGCGCGCACGCCGCCGCGCTGGGCCTCACCAACCGGGACCTCGTCCAGGCCGTGTACGTGCTCTCCCGCAGCCGCTACCTCACCCCGCGCGGACACGGCCCGAAGACCTGGGGGACGCGCGCGTTCGTCTCCCTCAGCCGGCTCGCGGACCAGCCCGTGTGGCAGTACGGCCTGCCCGTGGACCACACCCTGGAGGTCGGCTCCCGCGTGCGGCTCTGA
- a CDS encoding LutC/YkgG family protein, translated as MSEAKAEILRRIREATADGPVADPVQRTYRRTSSRDRAEVVEMLRDRLIDYRASVRDETEETVAAAIAELLGPDARYVVPAGLEPDWLPADSRGAGRERITEPAVGHTGERAAVRGAHDGEREPLSVDALNEVDAVVTSSTVSCAETGTIFLSGRPDEGRRAITLVPDHHVCIVPLDSVVELFPEALARVEATAPITMISGPSATSDIELERVEGVHGPRRLDVILLDRAR; from the coding sequence ATGAGCGAGGCGAAGGCCGAGATCCTGCGGCGCATCCGCGAGGCGACGGCGGACGGGCCGGTCGCGGACCCGGTGCAGCGCACCTACCGGCGGACCTCCTCCCGGGACCGGGCCGAGGTGGTGGAGATGCTGCGCGATCGGCTGATCGACTACCGGGCCTCCGTGCGGGACGAGACGGAGGAGACGGTGGCCGCGGCCATCGCCGAGCTGCTCGGCCCGGACGCCCGGTACGTGGTGCCGGCCGGTCTGGAGCCCGACTGGCTCCCCGCGGACTCGCGCGGGGCCGGCCGGGAGCGCATCACGGAGCCCGCGGTGGGTCACACGGGGGAGCGGGCCGCGGTCCGCGGCGCCCACGACGGCGAGCGCGAGCCCCTCAGCGTGGACGCGCTGAACGAGGTGGACGCGGTGGTGACGTCCTCGACGGTCTCCTGCGCGGAGACCGGGACGATCTTCCTGAGCGGCCGCCCGGACGAGGGCCGCCGGGCGATCACCCTGGTCCCGGACCACCACGTGTGCATCGTGCCGCTGGACTCCGTGGTGGAGCTCTTCCCGGAGGCGCTGGCCCGCGTGGAGGCGACGGCGCCGATCACCATGATCTCCGGGCCCTCGGCCACGAGCGACATCGAGCTCGAGCGCGTCGAAGGCGTGCACGGGCCGCGTCGCCTGGACGTGATCCTGCTCGACCGCGCTCGCTGA